A region from the Gossypium hirsutum isolate 1008001.06 chromosome A08, Gossypium_hirsutum_v2.1, whole genome shotgun sequence genome encodes:
- the LOC107893831 gene encoding transcription factor bHLH149: protein MKRWTTKREHQIYSSKLFQALCRSRRTSSSTSAKELHQTADRVLAITAKGTTRWSRAILAAPLTAGTNMKKHKKAKVVHTRLRKPVVNREKRKLPVVERKLRALRRLVPGCRKLSCNNLLEETSDYIAALEMQVRAMTAITEFLSRGEAQVPTDRLGSIGNM, encoded by the coding sequence ATGAAGCGATGGACAACAAAACGAGAGCATCAGATCTACTCCTCCAAGCTCTTCCAAGCTCTCTGTCGTTCTCGTCGGACCTCTTCATCCACTTCCGCGAAGGAACTCCATCAAACGGCCGACAGAGTTCTTGCCATAACAGCCAAGGGAACCACGCGTTGGAGCAGAGCGATTCTCGCCGCTCCACTCACTGCTGGTACCAATATGAAGAAACATAAGAAAGCCAAGGTGGTCCATACAAGGTTGAGGAAGCCGGTGGTTAACAGAGAGAAGAGAAAACTGCCGGTCGTTGAGAGGAAGTTGAGGGCTTTGAGACGTCTTGTTCCAGGTTGCCGGAAACTATCTTGCAACAACCTTCTAGAAGAAACGAGCGATTACATAGCGGCTTTAGAGATGCAAGTTCGAGCCATGACGGCTATCACCGAGTTTCTCTCCCGCGGTGAGGCTCAGGTGCCAACTGATCGACTCGGCTCTATTGGTAACATGTGA
- the LOC107893822 gene encoding probable glycerol-3-phosphate acyltransferase 3 produces the protein MAGKPYNFKFFLFMQKVLFTRTWNKIYIQRKASSSPHASQPDFNKYPFLGKGQGTLLNKTLMFHMEGALLKSSSVFPYFLLVAFEAGGPLRAFTLLLLYPIVCLVGKEWGLKIMVFVCFVGLKEASFSVGRTVLPKFLLEDVGNEGFDMVMKCGGTKIAVTDMPRVMVDCFLKDYLRIEYVVGRELKVVCGHFLGLMEDIKTSSGSMELEKVPREGKMDSPVIGISCFNNSLHHQLFSCCEVVYMVSEADKKNWQTLPREKYPRPLIFHDGRLALRPTPIATLFIFMWIPFGIFLLLVRAIVFFLLPYKLSILFLHFTGLRGTLIIPDDGRVSNELKQLSKEGGLLYVCNHRTLLDPVYLSMGLVQVRPPSLSLAAVTYSLSRVTELFAPIRTVRLTRNREKDSKMIEKQLQQGDIVICPEGTTCREPYLLRFSPLFAEKTDRIVPVAIDFHVSMFYGTTAGGYKSLDPVFLLMNPTSHCSATILEKLPKSYTCKGGKSKFEVANHVQALIGKALNFECTSLTRKDKYMILAGNEGIV, from the exons ATGGCCGGAAAACCATACAACTTCAAATTTTTTCTCTTCATGCAAAAAGTCCTGTTCACCAGAACTTGGAATAAAATATACATTCAGAGAAAAGCTAGCAGCAGCCCCCATGCATCCCAACCCGATTTCAACAAATACCCTTTCCTTGGAAAAGGACAAGGAACACTTTTAAACAAAACATTGATGTTTCATATGGAGGGGGCACTGTTGAAATCTTCTTCAGTCTTCCCTTACTTCTTGCTCGTAGCCTTTGAAGCTGGAGGGCCATTAAGAGCTTTCACCCTGCTTCTTTTGTACCCTATCGTTTGTTTGGTCGGTAAAGAATGGGGGCTAAAGATTATGGTGTTTGTTTGCTTTGTGGGATTGAAGGAAGCAAGTTTTAGTGTTGGGAGAACGGTGTTGCCCAAGTTCTTGTTAGAGGATGTTGGGAATGAAGGCTTTGATATGGTGATGAAATGCGGTGGCACAAAAATAGCAGTCACCGATATGCCTAGAGTTATGGTGGATTGCTTCTTGAAAGACTATCTGAGGATTGAGTATGTTGTAGGCAGAGAGTTGAAGGTGGTTTGTGGGCATTTTTTAGGCTTGATGGAGGACATAAAGACAAGCAGTGGTTCCATGGAACTTGAAAAGGTTCCTAGGGAAGGGAAAATGGATTCACCTGTTATTGGCATAAGTTGCTTCAATAACTCTCTTCATCACCAACTCTTTTCTTGTTGTGAG GTTGTTTACATGGTAAGTGAAGCTGACAAGAAGAATTGGCAAACGCTTCCTAGGGAGAAATATCCAAGACCATTGATTTTCCATGATGGAAGACTAGCTTTAAGGCCAACACCTATTGCTACTTTGTTCATCTTCATGTGGATTCCCTTTGGGATTTTTCTACTCCTTGTTAGAGCCATAGTCTTCTTCCTGTTACCATACAAGTTGTCTATACTATTCTTACACTTCACAGGTTTGAGAGGTACCTTAATTATCCCCGACGACGGCCGTGTCTCAAATGAGCTAAAACAATTAAGTAAAGAAGGTGGTCTGCTCTATGTATGCAACCACAGAACTCTGCTCGATCCGGTCTACCTTTCAATGGGTCTTGTTCAAGTTCGACCTCCGAGTCTCAGCCTAGCTGCAGTCACATACAGTTTAAGTCGGGTTACGGAGCTGTTTGCGCCGATTAGGACAGTTCGATTAACAAGAAACAGGGAGAAAGACTCAAAGATGATAGAAAAACAACTACAACAAGGTGATATAGTTATTTGTCCTGAAGGAACCACTTGCAGGGAACCATATTTACTGAGGTTTAGTCCTTTATTCGCAGAGAAAACCGACCGCATAGTTCCGGTTGCCATAGATTTCCATGTGAGCATGTTCTACGGAACAACGGCCGGCGGGTATAAATCCTTAGACCCCGTGTTCTTGCTCATGAACCCAACATCTCACTGCTCTGCTACTATTCTAGAGAAGCTACCAAAATCATACACATGTAAAGGAGGGAAATCAAAGTTTGAGGTAGCCAATCATGTGCAGGCACTGATTGGGAAAGCCTTGAATTTTGAGTGTACATCTTTAACAAGAAAGGATAAGTACATGATATTGGCAGGTAATGAAGGAATAGTGTAG
- the LOC107893826 gene encoding uncharacterized protein, whose product MALMQFLNHTRTIPISNPYGFSRFFSKSSPFIVKVGIPEFLNGVGHGVETHVAKLESEIGDFQKLLVTRTLKLKKIGIPCKHRKLILKYAHKYRLGLWRPRAEPVKV is encoded by the exons ATGGCATTGATGCAATTTCTGAACCACACAAGAACGATTCCTATTTCAAATCCATATGGATTCTCGAGATTCTTCTCCAAGTCCAGTCCTTTTATTG TGAAAGTTGGAATTCCAGAATTTCTGAATGGAGTAGGGCATGGGGTTGAAACTCACGTAGCAAAGCTGGAATCTGAGATTGGTGACTTTCAGAAACTGCTCGTCACGCGCACTCTTAAGCTCAAGAAGATTGGAATTCCCTGCAAACAT AGGAAGCTGATACTGAAATATGCCCACAAATATAGGCTGGGTTTGTGGAGGCCGAGAGCTGAACCAGTGAAGGTGTGA